One Bombina bombina isolate aBomBom1 chromosome 5, aBomBom1.pri, whole genome shotgun sequence DNA segment encodes these proteins:
- the LOC128661247 gene encoding gastrula zinc finger protein XlCGF26.1, translating into MRNIHGRYFMDKDIVSFIAIPAIDTGADNVDENRLPEPMESHVLENISNTTHPLQRTAKSPLIPGGPNAQRSNGDHQLLDVSQQTFEDNDQLTELGLHIICVEIKQEEIDHPIAHQISLTEDKTSMFTESSKSSIKKETPQSEQMTDEETGHLIYRQIIPTEDASSKSFVKKETPQSEHLTEEEEKRFKCAECNKTFAYKSCLTRHQKLHTGKEVYTCNECGKCFTHKYNLAYHEKTHTGEKPFTCTECGKAFTQKRNLKVHEKIHRGEKPYTCPDCGRMFTKKSALQSHQRIHGVETPFICIECGESFKMKSHLRSHLRVHKLDKPFTCKVCWKSFSHKTHFDSHMRIHTGEKPFSCAECGKSFVQRISLIFHERTHTGERPFTCTECGKSFTRKNYLKCHGCVITGGKPFTCAECGKSFTQRISLIFHERTHTGERPFTCTECGKSYTRKSYLKSHGCIYTGGKPFPCTECGKSYTRKSHLKSHLCIKTEKKHTKV; encoded by the exons ACCAGCTATAGATACCGGTGCTGATAACGTAGACGAGAATCGTCTGCCTGAGCCAATGGAGTCGCACGTGTTAG aaaACATCTCAAATACTACACATCCACTCCAGAGAACAGCAAAAAGTCCTTTAATACCAGGTGGCCCAAATGCACAGAGATCTAATGGTGATCACCAATTGCTGGATGTGTCCCAGCAGACATTTGAAGATAATGATCAACTGACAGAACTTGGTCTACACATAATATGCGTAGAGATCAAACAGGAAGAAATAGATCACCCCATAGCTCACCAAATAAGTCTTACAGAGGATAAAACTTCCATGTTTACAGAGAGTTCAAAAAGCTCTATAAAAAAGGAAACTCCCCAATCTGAGCAAATGACTGATGAAGAAACAGGTCACCTCATATATCGCCAAATAATTCCCACAGAGGATGCAAGTTcaaaaagttttgtaaaaaaggaaACTCCTCAATCAGAACATCTGACTGAAGAAGAGGAAAAGCGTTTTAAATGCGCTGAATGTAATAAAACCTTTGCATACAAGTCATGTCTCACACGGCACCAAAAGCTTCATACAGGGAAGGAAGTATATACCTGCaatgagtgtgggaaatgttttacacacaAATATAATCTGGCATATCATGAAAAGACCCACACAGGTGAGAAGCCGTTCACATGCACAGAGTGTGGAAAAGCTTTTACACAAAAACGTAACCTTAAAGTTCATGAAAAGATCCATAGAGGGGAGAAACCATACACATGTCCAGACTGTGGGAGAATGTTCACAAAAAAGTCAGCCCTACAAAGTCACCAAAGGATTCATGGTGTGGAGACGCCTTTCATCTGTATAGAGTGCGGGGAAAGTTTTAAAATGAAAAGTCATCTGAGATCTCATTTGCGGGTTCATAAATTAGACAAACCATTTACTTGCAAAGTGTGTTGGAAAAGCTTTTCACATAAGACTCATTTTGATTCTCATATGCGAATTCATACAGGGGAAAAGCCATTTAGTTGTGCAGAGTGTGGGAAAAGCTTTGTACAACGGATTAGTCTCATATTTCATGAGAGGACTCACACAGGGGAGAGGCCTTTCACATGTACGGAGTGTGGTAAAAGTTTTACACGGAAGAATTATCTCAAATGTCATGGGTGTGTTATTACAGGGGGGAAACCATTTACTTgtgcagagtgtgggaaaagttttacacaacgGATTAGTCTCATATTTCACGAAAGAACTCACACAGGGGAgaggcctttcacatgtacagaatgtggaaaaaGTTATACACGAAAGAGTTATCTGAAATCTCATGGATGTATTTACACAGGGGGGAAACCATTCccttgtacagagtgtgggaaaagttacACTAGGAAGAGTCATCTCAAATCTCATCTGTGCATTAAGACGGAGAAAAAACATACAAAAGTATAA